The Chitinophagaceae bacterium nucleotide sequence CGCTTTAAATTGAATTCCACTGCTGAAATCTCTTTCTGCACTGAATAATTCTGTTTGAGCATTCAGGCCGGCCTGCTGCAAAATTCCATTCACAACTGCTTTCAGGAAATAAATATCAGTTGCTGAAGCTTTTTGTTTCCAGGATGCTTCTGTATTACCGGAAGTATAAATGGCCAGGTGATCTGTTTCGAAATATTTACCCACTTCTGAAGTAGTATATGTTTTGCCAAACTCAAACAGCCGCAGATTATTATTTTTCCTATTCAGGTTAAATGAAATGCACTGCAAACCTGTTTCCAGCATAGAAGGACGCATTACATTCAGCTCTGCACTCAGATTGTTGAGCATCTTAACAGTAGTTGCCAGTACCTCTTCACTGTACCATGCACTATTGGCGATGGAGTTGGTGAAGATTTCATGAAACCCTTGCCCGGCAAGACTGTTACTGATCTTTTCTTTATAAGCAAAAGGAGTAAAATCGAGTTCTGTTGATGGAGAAATGGTGATGCTGCTTGGGATTTCTACATTATCCAGTCCATCGATCCGCATAATTTCTTCCGCCAGATCAGCCGGGAGTTCAATATCCGGTTTGCTGAATGGCGGAGATACCCACAATTCATCAATGGAATCTTTAACGATCTCAAAATTCAGTGATTCAAAAATCTTCTTTACTGTATCAGGATGATAATTCTTGCCACTGATTTTTTTCAGGTAATGATACTTGATAGCGATCTGTGGTTTTTGTTTTGGGTTTGGATAAACATCCACCAAATCACTTGCAATTTCACCACCGCCCAATTCTTTGATCAATAAAGCAGCACGTTTTAATACGTTTACTGTATTGCTGATATCAACACCTTTTTCAAATCTTGTAGCTGCATCTGTACGTAGGTTATGACGGAAGGAAGTTTTACGTGTTGTAATGGGATTGAACCAGGCACTCTCCAGGAAAATATTTTTCGTTGTTTCTTTTACACCGCTTTTTGTTCCGCCAAATACACCTGCAATACACATGGCTTCTTCTTTATTGCAGATCATCAGGTCTTCGGCATTCAGTTTTCTTTCCTTTTCATCCAGTGTAAGAAAGGTTGTTCCTTCAGGAAGATTTTTTATAATTACTTCTGAACCTGTAATAGCATCTGCATCAAATGCATGAAGCGGCTGACCCGTTTCATGTAAAATGTAATTGGTAATGTCAACAATATTATTGATGGGTCTTAACCCGATTGCTTTCAATCGCTGCTTCATCCAGCCAGGACTTTCCTTCACGGTTATATTCGAAATACTCACACCCGCATACCGCTGACAAGCCTCTTTATTTTCAATCTTAACTGCAATGGGTAATGTTTTATTATCGGGTTTAAAGTTGTTGCTGAAAGGAGATTTCAGGTTGTATTGTTTCTTATCATGAAAATTGAGATAAGCAATTACATCTCTTGCAACACCCATATGGCTCATCGCATCCATATGGTTCGGGGTTAATCCAATTTCAATGATCCAGTCAGTATATGGTTTGAAATATTCAGCGGCGGGAATTCCGGGACGGAGTTCAGGCTTTAATACCATAATACCCGCATGACTGTTGCCAAGTCCGATTTCATCTTCAGCACAGATCATCCCATGACTTTCAACGCCACGGATCTTTGCTTTTTTCATGGTTAATGGTTCACCACTTACTGGATAAATAGTTGTTCCAATTGTTGCAACCACTACTTTTTGACCAACTTCCACATTTGGAGCACCACAAACGATCTGCAAAGGTTCAGCAGCACCAACATTTACAGTGGTTAAGGTTAACTTATCAGCATCGGGATGTTTTTCGCAGCTGAGTACCTCACCAATCACCAATCCTTTTAATCCTCCTTTGATTTCCTCGTATGGTTCCATACTTTCCACTTCAAGACCAATAGAAGTAAGAATGCGGCTTAAACGTTCTGGTTCAACATTCACCGGCAAATACTCATGCAGCCACTTATAACTTATTGTCATTCTGATTTTACTCTTTAATTCGGAAAGCTGCAAAGATAATTCATTGGATGCTTGAAGCACAAAGGACTTTTCACTGCTTTTCTACAGGTGA carries:
- a CDS encoding phenylalanine--tRNA ligase subunit beta codes for the protein MTISYKWLHEYLPVNVEPERLSRILTSIGLEVESMEPYEEIKGGLKGLVIGEVLSCEKHPDADKLTLTTVNVGAAEPLQIVCGAPNVEVGQKVVVATIGTTIYPVSGEPLTMKKAKIRGVESHGMICAEDEIGLGNSHAGIMVLKPELRPGIPAAEYFKPYTDWIIEIGLTPNHMDAMSHMGVARDVIAYLNFHDKKQYNLKSPFSNNFKPDNKTLPIAVKIENKEACQRYAGVSISNITVKESPGWMKQRLKAIGLRPINNIVDITNYILHETGQPLHAFDADAITGSEVIIKNLPEGTTFLTLDEKERKLNAEDLMICNKEEAMCIAGVFGGTKSGVKETTKNIFLESAWFNPITTRKTSFRHNLRTDAATRFEKGVDISNTVNVLKRAALLIKELGGGEIASDLVDVYPNPKQKPQIAIKYHYLKKISGKNYHPDTVKKIFESLNFEIVKDSIDELWVSPPFSKPDIELPADLAEEIMRIDGLDNVEIPSSITISPSTELDFTPFAYKEKISNSLAGQGFHEIFTNSIANSAWYSEEVLATTVKMLNNLSAELNVMRPSMLETGLQCISFNLNRKNNNLRLFEFGKTYTTSEVGKYFETDHLAIYTSGNTEASWKQKASATDIYFLKAVVNGILQQAGLNAQTELFSAERDFSSGIQFKANKQIVAKIGIVDANQLKQFDIKQPVYFADINWNVLTKLASTTKLEYKEIARFPAVERGLEIVISKAISYAEVEKIIFNAKVSRLKSVSLFDVFESEKIGAGKKSMALNLVFQDDEKTLTDNETEKMVSTLIQALEKQMEAEIRK